Proteins encoded together in one Papaver somniferum cultivar HN1 unplaced genomic scaffold, ASM357369v1 unplaced-scaffold_21, whole genome shotgun sequence window:
- the LOC113339721 gene encoding protein CDI-like: protein MNSGNGDVVHHPCGNGNQKNVFKIFVGYDSREDLAYEVCKRSILKRASIPVEVIPIKQSDLRSSGLYWRERGPTESTEFSFSRFLTPYLANYQGWAMFVDCDFLYTSDIKELTELIDDRYALMCVQHDYTPKESSKMDGVAQTVYPRKNWSSMVLYNCGHPKNKILTPELVNTQTGAFLHRFTWLEDSEIGSLPFIWNFLVGHNKVDENDPSTQPKGIHYTSGGPWFEMYKNCEFADIWLTEMEAYYKETNQV from the coding sequence ATGAATTCGGGTAATGGAGATGTTGTTCACCACCCTTGTGGTAATGGAAACCAAAAAAATGTGTTTAAGATCTTTGTCGGATACGATTCACGTGAGGATCTTGCTTATGAGGTTTGTAAGCGCTCGATCTTGAAACGAGCTTCAATTCCTGTTGAAGTGATTCCTATTAAGCAATCAGATCTAAGGAGCAGCGGTTTGTACTGGCGCGAAAGAGGTCCAACTGAAAGCACAGAATTCTCATTCTCTCGTTTCTTAACACCGTATCTCGCAAATTATCAGGGATGGGCGATGTTTGTCGACTGTGATTTTCTGTATACTTCCGATATTAAAGAACTAACTGAGCTTATCGATGATAGGTACGCGCTAATGTGTGTGCAACATGATTACACCCCAAAGGAAAGTAGTAAAATGGATGGAGTTGCTCAAACTGTATACCCAAGAAAGAACTGGTCTTCAATGGTTTTGTATAATTGTGGTCATCCAAAAAATAAGATTTTGACGCCTGAATTAGTGAATACCCAAACAGGTGCTTTTCTTCATCGCTTCACGTGGCTTGAAGACAGTGAAATTGGATCCCTCCCATTTATTTGGAACTTTCTGGTGGGTCACAACAAGGTCGATGAGAATGATCCTTCCACACAACCAAAAGGTATACATTATACTTCTGGTGGACCTTGGTTTGAGATGTACAAGAATTGCGAATTTGCGGATATTTGGTTGACTGAAATGGAAGCCTATTACAAGGAGACAAACCAAGTTTGA
- the LOC113339843 gene encoding shikimate O-hydroxycinnamoyltransferase-like: MKINIKESTMVRPAEKTPQRYLWNSNLDLVVAPKFHTPCVYFYRPNGASNFFDFTLLKEALSKVLVPFYPVAGRLRRDEKGRVEIDCNGEGVLFVEAETTSLIDDFGDFAPTLGFRQLIPKVEFSGDMSSYPLLVLQVTHFKCGGVSLGVGKEHHLADGPSGLHFINSWSDMARGLNLTIPPFIDRTLLRARDPPTPMFHHVEYQPPPPMKTPSDSPNSQPALGSPASIVAIFKFTGDQLNTLKSKSKEGDNVAVNYSSYEMLASHV, from the exons atgaaaatCAACATAAAGGAATCGACTATGGTTCGGCCAGCCGAGAAAACTCCACAACGGTACCTATGGAACTCAAATTTAGACCTAGTGGTGGCACCAAAATTTCACACACCTTGTGTCTACTTTTACAGACCAAATGGGGCTTCAAATTTCTTTGATTTTACTCTTCTTAAAGAAGCATTGAGTAAAGTGCTTGTGCCATTCTACCCAGTGGCTGGTAGACTAAGAAGAGATGAAAAGGGTCGTGTTGAAATCGACTGTAATGGGGAAGGTGTTCTATTTGTTGAAGCTGAAACAACTTCGCTTATTGACGACTTTGGTGATTTTGCTCCTACTCTGGGATTCAGACAGCTTATTCCTAAGGTCGAATTTTCTGGAGATATGTCTTCATACCCTCTCCTAGTTTTACAG GTTACTCATTTCAAATGCGGAGGCGTCTCACTGGGAGTTGGAAAGGAACACCATCTAGCTGATGGACCATCAGGTCTCCATTTCATTAACTCGTGGTCTGACATGGCACGCGGACTCAACCTCACTATCCCACCCTTCATCGACCGAACTCTTCTACGCGCACGAGACCCACCAACACCGATGTTCCACCATGTCGAGTATCAACCACCTCCACCCATGAAAACACCATCAGATTCTCCAAATTCCCAACCAGCTCTGGGTTCCCCAGCGTCAATAGTGGCTATCTTCAAATTTACAGGAGACCAGCTCAACACactcaaatccaaatccaaagagGGTGACAACGTTGCAGTTAACTATAGTTCTTATGAAATGCTTGCCTCCCACGTCTGA
- the LOC113339374 gene encoding 1-aminocyclopropane-1-carboxylate oxidase homolog 1-like — MGSAQPGEVPLYDRNKELKAFDETKAGVKGIVDSGIEKIPRMFVRTQDEFTEDLAYTEVSGDQFQLPVVDLQDIDCRRKEIIDEIRRATMTWGFFQLVNHGIPVSVTNEMIEGTRRFHEGDIEVKKQLYVRDLSTTVHYDSNFDLYQSRSANWKDTFRCRLLNPDPIDPQLIPSTCRDIIVEYWKHIVNLGNTLAELFSEALGLSKDHLKGMDCTKYLTLAAHYAPACPEPELTMGSTKHSDQSFFTILLNDHIPGLQVLHQNHWVNVKPIHGALTINVGDIMQLLSNDKYKSSQHRVVANHIGPRISVACFYRASVEKPTLLYPIRELISESNPPVYKEITFKEFVEYSHSRRPGGVSTLDHFKV, encoded by the exons atgGGGAGTGCCCAACCTGGAGAAGTCCCCCTTTATGACCGAAACAAAGAGTTGAAGGCCTTCGATGAAACAAAAGCTGGTGTCAAaggaatagttgattcgggaattGAAAAGATTCCTAGAATGTTTGTCCGGACACAAGATGAGTTCACTGAGGACTTGGCATATACAGAGGTCAGTGGGGATCAGTTTCAGCTTCCAGTTGTTGATCTCCAGGATATTGATTGTCGACGTAAAGAGATTATCGATGAAATTAGACGTGCAACGATGACTTGGGGATTCTTTCAATTGGTGAATCATGGAATACCTGTAAGTGTGACCAATGAAATGATCGAAGGCACACGTAGATTTCATGAGGGGGATATAGAGGTGAAGAAACAGTTATACGTGAGAGACCTCAGCACAACAGTACATTATGATAGCAACTTTGATCTTTACCAATCAAGATCTGCTAATTGGAAGGATACCTTTCGATGTCGTTTGTTAAATCCAGATCCTATAGATCCCCAACTAATTCCTTCTACTTGTCG AGATATAATAGTTGAGTACTGGAAGCATATTGTGAATCTAGGAAATACTCTTGCTGAGTTATTTTCTGAGGCTCTAGGTCTAAGCAAGGACCACCTTAAAGGCATGGACTGTACAAAATACTTGACACTCGCGGCGCACTACGCTCCAGCATGCCCTGAGCCTGAACTGACCATGGGTTCAACGAAGCATTCAGACCAAAGTTTCTTCACGATACTTCTCAATGATCATATTCCTGGACTACaggttcttcatcagaatcactgGGTCAATGTCAAACCCATCCATGGAGCCTTAACTATAAACGTTGGCGATATAATGCAG CTCTTAAGCAATGACAAATATAAAAGCTCGCAGCATAGGGTAGTTGCAAACCATATCGGACCAAGAATATCAGTAGCGTGCTTTTACAGAGCAAGTGTGGAAAAACCTACACTGCTGTATCCAATAAGGGAACTAATATCTGAAAGTAATCCCCCTGTATACAAAGAAATAACATTTAAAGAGTTTGTCGAGTATTCCCATTCAAGAAGGCCCGGTGGCGTTTCCACGCTGGACCATTTCAAGGTTTGA